The following proteins are co-located in the Myxocyprinus asiaticus isolate MX2 ecotype Aquarium Trade chromosome 44, UBuf_Myxa_2, whole genome shotgun sequence genome:
- the itgb1a gene encoding integrin beta-1a, with translation MDLKLLFISTFLGFLCCSSAQQEGNECIKANALSCGECIQVGAKCGWCTDQEFLKQGEPTSARCDELESLRKRGCEDAKIENPRGNQRILKNKAVTNRKKGAEKLRPEDITQIQPQKLSLNLRSGEPQNIKLKFKRAEDYPIDLYYLMDLSFSMKDDLENVKNLGTSLMLEMSKITSDFRIGFGSFVEKTVMPYISTTPAKLLNPCTGDQNCTSPFSYKNVLKLTSNGQQFNTLVGQQQISGNLDSPEGGFDAIMQVAVCGDHIGWRNVTRLLVFSTDAGFHFAGDGKLGGIVLPNDGKCHLENNMYTMSHYYDYPSIAHLVQKLSENNIQTIFAVTEEFQPVYKELKNLIPKSAVGTLSANSSNVINLIIDAYNSLSSEVILENSKLPEGVTITYQSHCKNGIVNDGENGRKCSNISIGDEVSFNINITAQSCPKQGKSETIKIKPLGFTEEVEITLSFICECECHKHGVKNSDKCHNGNGTFECGACRCNKGRVGRQCECRKDEVSTEDLDKNCRKDNGTDICSNNGECVCGTCECKKRDNPEERYSGKFCDCDNFNCDRSNNKLCGGHGHCECRVCICDANYTGSACDCSLDTSTCLASNKQICNGRGICECGTCRCTDPKFQGPTCEICPTCPGVCTEHKECVQCRAFGTGEKKDTCERDCSYFNLIKVKHRDKLPQPVQAFPLMHCKERDTNDCWFYYTYAVNNNTEKEVHVVESLECPAGPDIIPIVAGVVAGIVLIGLALLLIWKLLMIIHDRREFAKFEKEKMNAKWDTGENPIYKSAVTTVINPKYEGK, from the exons ATGGACCTGAAGCTGCTTTTCATATCAACATTTTTAGGATTCCTTTGTTGCAGCAGTGCCCAGCAAG aGGGCAATGAGTGCATCAAAGCCAATGCTTTATCATGTGGTGAGTGCATACAAGTCGGGGCTAAATGTGGATGGTGCACTGATCAA GAGTTCCTAAAACAGGGCGAACCGACATCAGCCCGCTGTGATGAGCTGGAGTCCCTCAGGAAGAGAGGTTGTGAAGACGCCAAGATCGAGAACCCTCGTGGGAACCAACGCATCCTTAAGAACAAGGCAGTGACCAACCGCAAGAAAGGCGCAGAGAAACTCCGACCCGAAGATATCACACAGATCCAGCCACAGAAACTCAGCCTCAACCTTAGATCTG GGGAGCCTCAGAACATTAAACTGAAATTCAAGAGGGCTGAAGACTATCCCATAGACCTGTACTACCTTATGGACCTGTCCTTCTCCATGAAGGATGACCTGGAGAACGTCAAAAACCTTGGGACTAGTTTGATGTTGGAGATGTCCAAGATCACTTCAGATTTCAGAATTG GTTTTGGCTCTTTTGTGGAGAAAACTGTTATGCCGTATATCAGCACCACACCAGCAAAGCTTCTGAACCCCTGCACAGGGGACCAAAACTGCACCAGCCCCTTCAGCTACAAAAATGTGCTAAAACTCACCAGCAACGGGCAGCAGTTCAACACTCTGGTCGGTCAGCAGCAGATATCGGGAAACCTCGACTCACCTGAGGGGGGATTTGATGCCATCATGCAGGTGGCTGTCTGTGGG GACCACATTGGCTGGAGAAACGTCACCCGTTTGTTGGTGTTCTCCACTGACGCAGGTTTCCATTTTGCTGGAGATGGCAAACTTGGTGGAATCGTGCTTCCCAATGATGGGAAATGCCACCTGGAAAACAACATGTACACAATGAGCCATTATTAC GATTACCCCTCCATCGCCCATCTGGTTCAGAAACTGAGTGAAAACAACATTCAGACCATTTTTGCAGTCACAGAGGAGTTTCAGCCTGTTTACAAA GAACTTAAAAACCTCATTCCAAAATCTGCAGTGGGCACACTGTCAGCAAACTCCAGCAATGTTATCAATCTTATTATTGATGCTTACAAT TCTCTATCCTCAGAGGTCATTCTTGAAAACAGTAAGCTTCCTGAGGGAGTGACCATCACCTATCAGTCACATTGTAAAAACGGAATAGTGAATGATGGAGAAAATGGAAGAAAATGCTCCAACATCTCTATCGGAGACGAG GTATCCTTCAACATTAATATCACAGCTCAGAGCTGTCCCAAACAAGGCAAGTCTGAAACCATTAAGATCAAGCCACTGGGCTTTACAGAGGAAGTGGAGATCACGCTCAGCTTCATCTGTGAGTGTGAATGCCACAAGCATGGCGTCAAGAACAGTGACAAATGCCATAATGGCAATGGAACATTTGAGTGTGGAGCCTGCAG GTGCAATAAGGGACGTGTTGGCAGACAGTGTGAATGTCGAAAAGACGAGGTGTCCACCGAAGACCTGGACAAGAACTGCCGCAAGGACAACGGCACGGACATCTGCAGCAATAACGGCGAGTGTGTGTGCGGGACCTGCGAGTGCAAGAAGAGGGACAATCCCGAAGAACGCTACAGCGGCAAGTTCTGCGATTGCGACAACTTTAACTGCGACCGCTCCAACAACAAACTCTGCGGAG GACACGGCCACTGTGAGTGTAGGGTGTGTATCTGTGATGCTAACTACACTGGAAGTGCGTGTGACTGCTCTCTGGACACCTCCACCTGCTTAGCCTCCAACAAACAGATCTGTAATGGCAGAGGGATTTGTGAGTGTGGCACCTGCAGGTGTACGGATCCCAAATTCCAGGGACCCACCTGTGAGATCTGCCCCACCTGCCCTGGAGTCTGTACTGAGCACAA GGAGTGTGTGCAGTGCCGGGCGTTTGGCACAGGAGAGAAGAAGGACACTTGTGAGAGGGACTGTAGCTACTTTAACCTCATCAAGGTGAAGCACAGAGATAAACTCCCTCAGCCTGTGCAGGCTTTCCCCCTCATGCACTGTAAGGAGAGAGACACCAACGACTGCTGGTTCTATTACACCTACGCCGTCAACAACAACACCGAGAAGGAAGTCCATGTGGTGGAATCTTTAG AGTGCCCAGCGGGTCCTGACATCATCCCCATTGTGGCGGGTGTGGTCGCAGGCATCGTTCTGATTGGTTTAGCTCTGCTACTGATCTGGAAGCTGCTTATGATCATTCACGACCGACGCGAGTTCGCCAAGTTTGAGAAAGAGAAGATGAATGCCAAGTGGGACACG GGAGAGAATCCAATCTACAAGAGTGCTGTCACAACTGTGATCAACCCTAAATATGAAGGCAAATAA
- the LOC127434735 gene encoding F-box/LRR-repeat protein 7-like, whose product MGANNGKQCGSEGKGSSSISSDVSSSTDHTPTKAPKNVAISEDSDLSMRTLSTPSPALILNPNPSSQTVPSGHEMSSSPFNVPGETVAMVHPPPGTRLRPSKAPHTTLIDVLPDPILLHILSFLSTPQLCRCARVCRRWYNLAWDPRLWSSIRLTGELLLADKALKVLTHRLCQDTPSVCLTLETVVASGCRRLSDRGLRVIAQCCPELQRLEVAGCYNLSNDAVFDVVSQCPNLEHLDVSGCPKVTCISLTQEASLQLTPLYCQQISLRYLDMTDCVSLEDEGLRTIAFHCPRLTHLFLRRCSRLTDESLRQLSLHCTALRELSLSDCHLVGDFGLREVARLEGRLRYLSVAHCMRITDVGLRYVARYCPRLRYLNARGCEGLTDQGLSHLAHGCLRLRSLDVGRCPLVSDAGLEMLARSCVGLRRLSLRGCESVTGRGLTTLAAGCPELQLLNVQECEVPPEALRLVKKHCRRCVIEHTIPAFY is encoded by the exons ATTCGGACCTGAGCATGAGGACACTTAGCACACCCAGTCCCGCTCTCATTCTGAACCCAAACCCATCCTCTCAAACAGTCCCCAGTGGCCATGAAATGTCTTCCTCTCCTTTTAATGTCCCTGGGGAAACAGTTGCCATGGTGCACCCGCCCCCTGGGACACGCTTAAGGCCTTCCAAAGCTCCTCACACCACCCTCATTGATGTCCTTCCCGATCCCATTCTCCTGCACATCCTCTCGTTCCTGTCCACCCCTCAGCTGTGCCGCTGTGCTCGAGTCTGCCGTCGGTGGTATAACCTCGCCTGGGATCCACGGCTCTGGAGTAGCATCCGTCTAACTGGAGAGCTGCTACTCGCTGACAAGGCCCTGAAAGTGCTCACCCATCGGTTATGTCAGGACACTCCCAGTGTTTGTCTGACCCTTGAGACGGTGGTGGCCAGCGGCTGCCGGAGGCTTTCTGATCGTGGGCTTCGTGTTATAGCTCAGTGCTGTCCAGAGCTGCAGCGTCTGGAAGTCGCTGGCTGCTATAATCTGTCCAACGATGCTGTATTTGACGTGGTATCCCAATGTCCCAATCTGGAGCACTTGGACGTATCAG GCTGCCCTAAGGTGACCTGTATCAGCCTGACGCAGGAGGCCTCTCTCCAGCTCACCCCGCTATACTGTCAACAGATCAGCCTGCGTTACCTGGACATGACAGACTGTGTGTCCCTGGAGGATGAAGGCTTAAGGACCATCGCCTTTCACTGCCCGCGTCTCACGCACCTCTTCTTGCGACGCTGCAGCCGGCTAACGGACGAGTCCCTACGACAGTTATCACTGCACTGCACCGCTTTACGTGAGCTCAGCCTCAGCGACTGCCATCTAGTGGGAGACTTTGGCTTGCGTGAAGTTGCCCGCCTGGAGGGCCGCCTACGCTACCTAAGTGTAGCGCATTGTATGCGCATTACAGACGTTGGACTGCGCTACGTAGCACGCTACTGTCCACGGCTACGTTACCTGAATGCGAGGGGCTGCGAGGGGCTAACAGACCAGGGCTTGAGCCACTTAGCTCACGGCTGCCTCAGACTGCGGTCTCTTGATGTTGGCCGTTGCCCGCTGGTGTCGGACGCCGGGCTGGAAATGTTGGCCCGCTCCTGCGTGGGGCTTCGACGGTTAAGTCTGAGGGGTTGCGAGAGTGTGACAGGGAGAGGGCTAACGACACTAGCGGCAGGATGCCCCGAGTTGCAGTTACTGAATGTACAGGAGTGCGAGGTGCCGCCTGAGGCACTTCGACTAGTCAAAAAGCACTGCAGGCGTTGTGTAATAGAACACACTATACCTGCTTTCTACTGA